A section of the Phoenix dactylifera cultivar Barhee BC4 unplaced genomic scaffold, palm_55x_up_171113_PBpolish2nd_filt_p 001922F, whole genome shotgun sequence genome encodes:
- the LOC120109231 gene encoding uncharacterized protein LOC120109231 codes for MDIDLALREDMPPVPTEETTPEEKKLYERWERSNRLSLLLIQNHISRKIRGSIPDCKTAKEFLTAVEEQFVSSKKALASTLISRFASLKYNDNGGIREHIMELRDIAAQLKSLEVDMSETFLVHFVLNSLPMEYAPFKISYNTHTEKWTMNQLLAMYVDEEQRIKQERQESVYLTSHKGK; via the coding sequence ATGGATATTGATCTGGCACTTCGTGAGGACATGCCACCTGTCCCCACGGAGGAAACTACGCCAGAGGAGAAAAAGTTGTATGAGAGGTGGGAGCGGTCAAACCGCTTAAGTCTTTTACTCATACAAAATCATATCTCTAGAAAGATAAGGGGCTCAATTCCTGATTGCAAAACTGCAAAAGAATTCTTAACAGCAGTAGAAGAGCAATTTGTGAGTTCAAAGAAAGCCCTAGCCAGCACCTTAATATCAAGGTTTGCTTCCTTAAAGTATAATGATAATGGTGGCATACGTGAGCACATTATGGAATTACGTGACATCGCTGCCCAATTAAAATCATTGGAAGTAGACATGTCAGAGACTTTTCTTGTACACTTTGTTCTTAATTCTCTGCCTATGGAGTATGCACCATTTAAGATCTCATACAACACACATACAGAAAAATGGACTATGAATCAACTTCTAGCCATGTATGTTGATGAGGAGCAGAGAATAAAACAAGAGAGGCAAGAGAGTGTTTATCTCACCTCTCATAAGGGAAAATGA